The Ooceraea biroi isolate clonal line C1 chromosome 1, Obir_v5.4, whole genome shotgun sequence genome has a window encoding:
- the LOC105274902 gene encoding uncharacterized protein LOC105274902, with the protein MLPKLMVLLWAAIPIALTQSNYASQGNSIEYQPGLPPSTVLDGKVTKLDDISPIIFLNRTKAYLNCGQGSMEVELKFEEPFYGVAYADFDRNSACIFKGRGATTAKLELPLKGCGTKQDPLRVFTNNVVVRFHPGLEMDGDEVITIVCRYPPPVASAPPPLPASISATLAPVPVTEPPLKGFQILMIICAILFLSLLLLGLGCSYMCLKRRNVRVVHRHPFESATGSEITKLSGSSLSHITMFEGLKIPRAHALLHATAVSTSGSEANLVIDHSDTLPSDYPSESHSEVDEERSLPVSSAGSYDNKAFVDHHEVQRQEIRTSSSLYSETVAAEVDTSSMMAVNASRVMVPRHPVAVPIEPKFDVQMRVKRAPPPPPSPLPSESDVASIALERNLTTILEREETSRSMESMPYRMTTFSYVPELHGPPGGASSTSTISRQQTPPVYSRILRKQAERETTVIQEKLPTSPTDQLPPPLQHHEIRRPRSLTSLNTELTETRSLTEVTDASHAKYRVASILAPTPPPPPPIAPTTATTATHTAVQHREHRLLREEMTEPLVEPQVVAPRRPEITTHEVDDVFLRTVTEKKTIEDIERHSRQVTEYRARAQQPPDLKWDVTIRNYPTEGLPPPPPEWENFSDVSSSSNLTITNEPTSRDDEPDVNIEPTYTTRAEIPCRPLPASRRSLDDADADWYTRLARVLEPRYATELTDEERAKWREIITTESTLRTLLTEAVVKEDYELIRKDARYVNLFPPAKWDVIIRILSPPSAHTGSTSSSSHGKNHGPRYKRSKSSEWDTRSRRSSLPTLYEYESDGGSSARTLGTQSHHLQTSQSATTMTGGQSVVGRRRLGGSIRSRGGAGAGSEADLRSMSEITVRDFARMDRDDLTSLSSYEGADSLVRSLSQPSLARSGSEFTEHWGVPAGIMDLPPWATTEDGASSVETTPRAIRRGDRLDVLASFDERRRGPSITRSSRYTERELSVRVTESQRASDWFDNNSEPEMQI; encoded by the exons ATGCTGCCGAAACTGATGGTCCTGCTCTGGGCGGCAATTCCGATTGCGCTGACCCAGAGCAATTATGCGTCGCAAGGCAACAGCATCGAGTATCAGCCGGGACTGCCGCCGAGCACGGTCCTCGACGGCAAGGTCACCAAGCTGGACGATATCTCGCCGATCATATTCCTGAATCGCACGAAGGCATACCTGAACTGCGGCCAGGGTAGCATGGAGGTCGAGCTCAAGTTCGAGGAGCCATTCTATGGGGTGGCTTATGCCGACTTTGATCGCAACAGCGCCTGCATATTTAAGGGACGCGGCGCGACTACTGCCAAACTGGAGCTACCTCTGAAGG GATGCGGAACGAAGCAGGATCCCTTGCGCGTGTTCACCAATAATGTGGTGGTCCGCTTTCATCCCGGATTAGAAATGGACGGGGACGAGGTCATCACTATAGTCTGCAGATATCCTCCACCTGTAGCGTCGGCACCACCACCGCTGCCCGCCAGCAT ATCGGCCACGTTGGCGCCCGTGCCGGTGACCGAGCCGCCGCTCAAGGGCTTCCAGATCCTGATGATCATCTGTGCGATCCTGTTCCTGTCGCTGCTGCTGTTGGGTCTCGGCTGCTCCTACATGTGCCTAAAGCGCCGGAACGTCCGCGTGGTACATCGCCACCCGTTCGAGAGCGCCACCGGCTCGGAAATAACGAAACTGTCCGGCTCCTCCCTCAGCCACATCACCATGTTCGAGGGCCTGAAGataccgcgcgcgcacgccctTCTACACGCGACCGCCGTGTCCACTTCCGGCAGCGAGGCGAACCTGGTGATCGATCATTCGGACACACTGCCGAGCGATTATCCGAGCGAGAGCCACTCCGAG GTGGACGAGGAGCGCTCGCTGCCCGTGTCTTCTGCCGGGTCCTACGACAACAAGGCGTTTGTGGATCACCACGAAGTCCAGCGCCAGGAGATACGCACTTCCAGCTCCCTGTACTCCGAGACTGTCGCCGCCGAGGTGGATACTTCGTCGATGATGGCCGTGAACGCATCGAGGGTCATGGTGCCGCGACATCCGGTGGCTGTGCCGATCGAGCCTAAATTCGACGTGCAGATGCGCGTGAAGAGGGCACCGCCACCTCCACCGAGCCCGCTGCCTTCCGAGTCCGATGTGGCGAGCATCGCCCTCGAGCGTAACTTGACGACCATCCTGGAGAGAGAGGAGACCAGCCGCTCTATGGAGAGCATGCCCTACCGCATGACGACCTTCTCATATGTGCCCGAGCTTCATGGACCTCCCGGCGGCGCGTCCTCCACTTCTACCATCTCGCGGCAGCAGACACCTCCGGTGTATTCTAGGATCCTCCGCAAGCAAGCTGAAAGAGAGACCACTGTAATACAGGAGAAGCTGCCGACGTCGCCAACTGATCAGCTGCCGCCACCGTTGCAGCATCATGAGATCCGCCGGCCGCGCTCCCTTACTTCTCTAAACACTGAGCTGACCGAGACCCGCTCGTTGACCGAGGTGACGGACGCGTCCCACGCCAAGTATCGCGTGGCGAGCATTTTGGCACCCACGCCGCCGCCCCCGCCACCCATCGCGCCTACTACGGCCACCACTGCGACCCACACCGCTGTTCAGCACCGGGAACACCGTCTGCTGCGCGAGGAGATGACAGAGCCGCTGGTCGAGCCGCAGGTGGTCGCACCACGCCGCCCGGAGATCACGACCCACGAGGTGGACGACGTGTTCCTGCGCACCGTCACCGAGAAGAAGACGATCGAGGACATCGAGCGGCACAGCCGGCAGGTGACCGAATACCGGGCGCGGGCGCAACAGCCTCCGGATCTCAAATGGGACGTGACTATCAGGAACTACCCGACTGAGGGcctaccgccgccgccacccgAGTGGGAAAACTTCTCGGACGTGAGCTCTTCTTCGAACCTGACCATCACGAACGAACCGACGAGCCGAGACGACGAACCGGATGTGAACATTGAGCCGACCTACACCACTCGCGCCGAGATTCCATGCAGGCCGCTGCCCGCCTCGCGACGCTCCctcgacgacgccgacgccgactgGTACACCAGATTGGCACGCGTGCTGGAGCCGCGCTACGCCACCGAGCTGACCGACGAGGAGCGCGCCAAGTGGCGCGAGATCATCACGACGGAGAGCACCCTGCGTACGTTGCTGACCGAGGCTGTGGTCAAGGAGGACTACGAGCTGATACGGAAAGACGCGAGGTACGTGAACTTGTTCCCGCCGGCCAAATGGGACGTGATCATCCGGATTCTGAGCCCGCCGTCCGCGCACACCGGTTCCACCTCGTCGTCCAGCCACGGCAAGAACCACGGACCGCGCTACAAGCGGTCCAAGTCCTCAGAGTGGGACACAAGGTCCAGGCGATCCTCCCTGCCGACCCTGTACGAGTATGAGAGCGACGGCGGTAGCTCGGCACGCACCCTGGGCACCCAGAGCCACCACCTGCAGACGTCGCAGTCCGCCACGACCATGACCGGCGGACAGAGCGTGGTTGGACGTCGCCGATTGGGAGGTTCCATTCGTTCACGAGGAGGTGCCGGGGCCGGCAGCGAAGCCGATCTGAGGTCGATGTCGGAGATAACGGTGCGCGACTTTGCCAGGATGGATCGGGATGACCTGACCAGCTTGAGCTCCTACGAGGGCGCGGACTCCCTGGTCAGATCGCTCAGCCAGCCCAGCTTGGCCAGATCGGGCTCGGAATTCACCGAGCACTGGGGAGTGCCAGCCGGCATCATGGATCTGCCGCCGTGGGCGACCACGGAGGACGGGGCCAGCTCCGTGGAGACGACACCAAGAGCGATTCGACGAGGTGACAGATTGGATGTTCTTGCCAGCTTCGACGAGCGCAGACGGGGTCCGTCCATCACGCGGTCCAGTCGTTACACTGAACGGGAGCTGAGCGTACGCGTGACGGAGAGCCAGCGGGCCTCGGACTGGTTCGACAACAATTCCGAGCCGGAGATGCAGATCTGA